One Mycolicibacterium pulveris genomic region harbors:
- a CDS encoding (2Fe-2S)-binding protein, which produces MQVNMTVNGEPVAAEVEPRTLLVHFLRDQLRLTGTHWGCDTSNCGTCVVEMDGEPVKSCTVLAAMASGRTIRTVEGLEVDGRLDPVQEGFMQCHGLQCGFCTPGMMITARALLDRDPDPDEDTIREAIAGQICRCTGYTTIVRSIQWAARAGRSASAEAAKA; this is translated from the coding sequence ATGCAAGTGAACATGACCGTCAACGGTGAACCGGTGGCAGCCGAGGTCGAGCCGCGCACGCTGCTCGTCCACTTCCTGCGGGATCAGCTGCGCCTCACCGGCACCCACTGGGGCTGCGACACCAGCAACTGCGGCACCTGTGTGGTCGAGATGGACGGCGAGCCGGTCAAGTCGTGCACGGTGCTGGCGGCGATGGCCAGCGGGCGCACCATCCGCACGGTGGAGGGCCTGGAGGTCGACGGCCGGCTGGACCCCGTGCAGGAGGGCTTCATGCAGTGCCACGGCCTGCAGTGCGGCTTCTGCACGCCGGGAATGATGATCACGGCCCGCGCCCTGCTCGACCGCGATCCCGACCCGGACGAGGACACCATCCGCGAGGCCATCGCCGGACAGATCTGTCGTTGCACCGGATACACGACGATCGTGCGGTCCATCCAGTGGGCGGCCCGAGCCGGTCGCTCCGCGAGCGCAGAGGCGGCCAAGGCATGA
- a CDS encoding SDR family NAD(P)-dependent oxidoreductase has product MSRPVALITGPTSGLGAGFARRYAADGYDLVLVARDAARLERLAAELHDEAGAQVEVIVADLAEAADRAKVADRLAAGVQVLVNNAGFGTSGEFWTADYELLQAQLDVNVTAVMQLTHAALPAMLDAHHGTVINVASVAGLLPGRGSTYSASKAWVVAFSEGLANGLGGTGVGVYALCPGFVRTEFHQRAGIEMSGTPSILWLEVDDVVRETMAHIAKDAKRNRVVIVPGLQYKVLTTGGRLVPRRLVRAMTKVVGRGRDRT; this is encoded by the coding sequence ATGTCCCGTCCTGTCGCGCTGATCACTGGACCGACATCGGGTCTCGGCGCGGGATTCGCCCGCCGCTACGCCGCCGACGGCTACGACCTGGTCCTGGTCGCCAGGGACGCTGCGCGCCTGGAGCGCCTGGCCGCCGAGCTGCACGACGAGGCCGGTGCGCAGGTCGAGGTGATCGTCGCGGATCTGGCCGAGGCGGCCGACCGGGCCAAGGTGGCCGACCGGCTCGCCGCCGGGGTGCAGGTGCTGGTCAACAACGCGGGCTTCGGCACCTCCGGCGAGTTCTGGACCGCCGACTACGAGCTGCTGCAGGCACAGCTCGACGTCAACGTCACCGCGGTCATGCAGCTCACCCACGCCGCGCTGCCCGCGATGCTCGACGCGCACCACGGCACCGTGATCAACGTCGCCAGCGTCGCCGGGCTGCTGCCCGGACGCGGGTCGACGTACTCGGCATCGAAGGCCTGGGTGGTCGCGTTCTCCGAAGGGTTGGCCAACGGGCTGGGCGGCACCGGCGTCGGCGTGTATGCGCTGTGCCCGGGGTTCGTCCGCACCGAGTTCCATCAGCGCGCCGGGATCGAGATGAGCGGCACCCCGTCGATTCTGTGGCTGGAGGTCGACGACGTGGTGCGCGAAACGATGGCCCACATCGCCAAGGACGCCAAGCGCAACAGGGTCGTGATCGTTCCCGGTCTGCAGTACAAGGTGCTCACCACCGGAGGCCGCCTGGTGCCCCGCAGGCTGGTGCGGGCCATGACGAAAGTTGTTGGCCGTGGCCGGGATAGAACCTAG
- the ttfA gene encoding trehalose monomycolate transport factor TtfA, with protein sequence MVPLWFTLSALCFVGAAVLLYVDIDRRRGLGRRRKSWAKSHGFDYEHESADILKRWKRGVMSTVGEVTAKNVVLGQIRGEAVFIFDLEDVATVIALHRKVGTNVVVDLRLKGIKEPRENDIWLLGAIGPRMVYSTNLDAARRACDRRMVTFAHTAPDCAEIMWNEEHWTLVSMPVTSTRAQWDEGLRTVRQFNDLLRVLPPTPQTTAQGGQVPLARRSGSPSRPLAPAPPGRAEPAPGRAEPVAGRPEAGRYAPPPARPEGARRPPSARNGRQSPHYQR encoded by the coding sequence ATGGTGCCGCTTTGGTTCACGCTGTCCGCACTCTGCTTCGTGGGTGCGGCGGTGCTGCTGTATGTCGACATCGACCGTCGGCGCGGGCTGGGCAGGCGACGCAAGTCGTGGGCCAAGTCGCACGGGTTCGACTACGAGCACGAATCGGCGGACATCCTCAAGCGGTGGAAACGCGGCGTGATGTCGACGGTCGGGGAGGTGACCGCCAAGAACGTGGTGCTCGGTCAGATCCGCGGCGAGGCGGTGTTCATCTTCGACCTCGAGGACGTCGCGACCGTGATCGCGCTGCACCGCAAGGTGGGCACCAACGTGGTCGTCGACCTGCGCCTCAAGGGGATCAAAGAGCCGCGGGAGAATGACATCTGGCTGCTCGGCGCGATCGGCCCGCGCATGGTCTACTCGACCAACCTCGACGCCGCGCGGCGCGCGTGTGACCGGCGGATGGTGACGTTCGCCCACACCGCCCCCGACTGCGCGGAGATCATGTGGAACGAGGAGCACTGGACGCTGGTGTCGATGCCGGTCACCAGCACCCGCGCCCAGTGGGACGAGGGGCTGCGCACGGTGCGGCAGTTCAACGACCTGCTGCGGGTGCTGCCGCCGACGCCGCAGACCACCGCCCAGGGCGGCCAAGTCCCGCTTGCCCGCCGCAGCGGCTCACCCAGTCGCCCGCTGGCCCCCGCGCCCCCGGGCCGCGCCGAACCGGCACCGGGACGCGCGGAACCGGTCGCGGGGCGCCCGGAAGCGGGCCGTTACGCTCCGCCCCCCGCCCGTCCTGAGGGTGCCCGGCGGCCGCCGTCGGCGCGCAACGGACGGCAGTCGCCGCATTACCAGCGGTAA
- a CDS encoding LysR family transcriptional regulator: MTPAQLRAFSAVVRLGSVRAAAEELGMSDAGISMHVAQLRKELDDPLFSRTSTGLAFTPGGLRLASRAVEILGLQQQTAIEVTEAAHGRRLLRIAASSAFAEHAAPGLIELFSSRAKDLAVELSVHPASRFRELIASRAVDIALGPVAGDIAGPDDGSTVLRPFLNYQILTVTAPNNPLAAFSDSAPPLSALQEQQWLLGPSAGGADGEIASMLRDLAIPEEQQRIFQSDAAALEEVQHAGGVSLAIGFAVGKDLAAGRLVQVKGPRLQRPGEWCAMTLSPSARQPAASELVRFITTPRCTQAMLRGAGVGVTRFRPKIHVTLWS; encoded by the coding sequence GTGACCCCGGCTCAGCTGCGCGCCTTCTCGGCCGTCGTCCGACTGGGATCGGTACGCGCGGCCGCCGAGGAGCTCGGCATGTCCGACGCCGGCATCTCCATGCACGTGGCCCAACTGCGCAAGGAACTCGACGACCCGTTGTTCTCCAGGACATCGACGGGTCTGGCGTTCACCCCGGGCGGGCTGCGGCTGGCCAGCCGGGCCGTGGAGATCCTCGGCCTGCAGCAGCAGACGGCGATCGAGGTCACCGAGGCCGCGCACGGCAGGCGGTTGCTGCGCATCGCGGCGTCCAGCGCCTTCGCCGAGCACGCCGCGCCCGGGCTCATCGAGCTGTTCTCGTCGCGCGCCAAGGACCTCGCGGTGGAGCTGAGCGTGCACCCGGCGAGCCGGTTTCGGGAGCTGATCGCCTCACGCGCCGTGGACATCGCGCTCGGTCCGGTCGCCGGCGACATCGCCGGGCCCGACGACGGTTCGACGGTGCTGCGGCCGTTCCTGAACTACCAGATCCTGACGGTGACGGCGCCCAACAACCCGTTGGCGGCGTTCTCGGATTCGGCGCCGCCGCTGTCGGCGCTGCAGGAACAGCAATGGCTGCTGGGCCCGTCGGCGGGCGGCGCCGACGGCGAGATCGCTTCGATGCTCAGGGATCTCGCGATCCCGGAGGAACAGCAGCGGATCTTCCAAAGCGACGCCGCCGCGCTGGAGGAGGTGCAGCACGCCGGCGGCGTCAGCCTGGCGATCGGGTTCGCCGTCGGCAAGGATCTGGCCGCGGGCCGGCTGGTCCAGGTCAAGGGCCCGCGGCTGCAACGGCCCGGCGAGTGGTGCGCGATGACGTTGTCGCCGTCGGCGCGCCAGCCCGCCGCGTCCGAACTCGTCCGGTTCATCACCACACCGCGATGCACGCAGGCGATGCTGCGCGGCGCCGGGGTCGGTGTGACACGGTTTCGGCCCAAGATCCACGTCACGCTCTGGAGCTAG
- the clpB gene encoding ATP-dependent chaperone ClpB, with protein MDSFNPTTKTQAALTSALQAATTAGNPQITPAHLLMALLTQADGIAAPLLEAVGVQPATIRAETQRLLDRLPSATGAASQPQLSPQALSAITAAQNLATEMDDEYVSTEHLLVGLATGDSDTAKLLTGHGASPQALRDAFAKVRGSARVTSPDPESTYQALEKYSTDLTARAREGKLDPVIGRDNEIRRVVQVLSRRTKNNPVLIGEPGVGKTAIVEGLAQRIVAGDVPESLRDKTVISLDLGSMVAGSKYRGEFEERLKAVLDEIKDSAGQIITFIDELHTIVGAGATGEGSMDAGNMIKPMLARGELRLVGATTLDEYRKYIEKDAALERRFQQVFVGEPSVEDTVGILRGLKDRYEVHHGVRITDSALVAAATLSDRYITSRFLPDKAIDLVDEAASRLRMEIDSRPVEIDEVERIVRRLEIEEMALSKEEDEASKERLEKLRAELADHKEKLAELTTRWQNEKSAIDVVRELKEQLEELRGEADRAERDGNLERAAELRYGRIPEVEKKLDAALPHAEARENVMLKEEVGPDDIAGVVEAWTGIPAGRMLEGETAKLLRMEDELAKRVVGQKRPVQAVSDAVRRSRAGVADPNRPTGSFMFLGPTGVGKTELAKAVAEFLFDDERAMVRIDMSEYGEKHSVARLVGAPPGYVGYDQGGQLTEAVRRRPYTVILFDEIEKAHPDVFDVLLQVLDEGRLTDGQGRTVDFRNTILILTSNLGAGGTEEQVMAAVRSAFKPEFINRLDDVIVFDPLQPEELVQIVDIQLAQLAKRLEQRRLTLEVSLPAKKWLAERGFDPQYGARPLRRLIQKAIGDQLAKLLLAGTVHDGDVVPVNVSPDGDSLVLG; from the coding sequence GTGGATTCTTTCAACCCGACGACCAAAACCCAGGCGGCGCTGACTTCGGCTTTGCAGGCGGCGACGACCGCGGGCAACCCGCAGATCACCCCCGCCCACCTGCTGATGGCATTGCTGACCCAGGCCGACGGCATTGCCGCGCCGCTGTTGGAGGCCGTCGGAGTGCAGCCCGCGACGATCCGTGCCGAGACGCAGCGGCTGCTCGACCGGTTGCCCAGCGCCACCGGCGCGGCGTCCCAGCCACAGCTGTCGCCGCAGGCGCTGTCGGCGATCACCGCTGCCCAGAACCTGGCCACCGAGATGGACGACGAGTACGTCTCGACCGAGCACCTGCTCGTCGGCCTGGCCACCGGTGACAGCGACACCGCCAAGCTGCTGACCGGCCACGGCGCCTCACCGCAGGCGTTGCGCGATGCCTTCGCCAAGGTGCGTGGCAGCGCACGCGTCACCAGCCCCGACCCCGAGAGCACCTACCAGGCGCTGGAGAAGTACTCCACCGACCTGACCGCCCGCGCCAGGGAAGGCAAGCTCGACCCGGTCATCGGGCGCGACAACGAGATTCGCCGCGTCGTGCAGGTGCTGAGCCGACGCACCAAGAACAACCCGGTGCTGATCGGTGAGCCCGGCGTCGGCAAGACCGCGATCGTGGAGGGCCTGGCCCAGCGCATCGTGGCAGGCGACGTGCCGGAGAGCCTGCGCGACAAGACCGTGATCAGCCTGGACCTCGGGTCGATGGTCGCCGGGTCGAAGTACCGCGGCGAGTTCGAGGAACGGCTGAAGGCCGTGCTCGACGAGATCAAGGACTCGGCGGGACAGATCATCACGTTCATCGACGAGCTGCACACCATCGTCGGCGCCGGCGCGACCGGCGAGGGCTCGATGGACGCGGGCAACATGATCAAACCGATGCTGGCCCGCGGCGAGCTGCGGCTGGTCGGCGCCACCACGCTCGACGAGTACCGCAAGTACATCGAGAAGGACGCCGCGCTGGAGCGGCGCTTCCAGCAGGTGTTCGTCGGCGAGCCGTCGGTGGAGGACACCGTCGGCATCCTGCGTGGCCTGAAGGACCGCTACGAGGTGCACCACGGTGTGCGCATCACCGACTCCGCGCTGGTGGCGGCGGCCACGCTGTCCGACCGCTACATCACCTCGCGCTTCCTGCCCGACAAGGCCATCGACCTGGTGGACGAGGCCGCCTCCCGGCTGCGCATGGAGATCGACTCCCGGCCCGTCGAGATCGACGAGGTCGAGCGCATCGTGCGCAGGCTCGAGATCGAGGAGATGGCGCTGTCCAAGGAGGAGGACGAGGCGTCCAAGGAACGGCTGGAGAAGCTGCGCGCGGAACTGGCCGACCACAAAGAGAAGCTGGCGGAGTTGACGACGAGGTGGCAGAACGAGAAAAGCGCCATCGACGTGGTCCGCGAGCTGAAGGAACAGCTCGAGGAGCTGCGCGGCGAGGCCGACCGTGCCGAGCGTGACGGCAACCTCGAGCGGGCCGCCGAGCTGCGCTACGGGCGCATCCCGGAGGTCGAGAAGAAGCTCGACGCCGCGCTGCCGCACGCCGAGGCGCGGGAGAACGTGATGCTCAAGGAGGAGGTCGGGCCCGACGACATCGCAGGTGTGGTCGAGGCGTGGACCGGCATCCCCGCGGGCCGGATGCTCGAGGGCGAGACGGCCAAGCTGCTGCGGATGGAAGACGAGCTCGCCAAGCGGGTCGTCGGCCAGAAGCGGCCGGTGCAGGCGGTTTCTGACGCGGTTCGCAGAAGCCGTGCCGGTGTCGCCGACCCGAACCGGCCCACGGGTTCGTTCATGTTCCTGGGTCCCACCGGCGTCGGTAAGACCGAGCTGGCCAAGGCCGTGGCGGAGTTCCTGTTCGACGACGAACGCGCGATGGTCCGCATCGACATGAGTGAGTATGGCGAGAAGCACTCGGTGGCTCGCCTGGTCGGTGCGCCTCCCGGCTACGTCGGCTACGACCAGGGCGGTCAGCTGACCGAGGCGGTGCGCAGGCGGCCGTACACGGTGATCCTGTTCGACGAGATCGAGAAGGCCCACCCCGACGTGTTCGACGTGCTGCTGCAGGTGCTCGACGAGGGGCGGTTGACCGACGGCCAGGGCCGCACGGTCGACTTCCGCAACACGATCCTGATCCTCACATCGAACCTGGGTGCCGGCGGCACCGAGGAGCAGGTGATGGCCGCGGTGCGCTCGGCGTTCAAGCCCGAGTTCATCAACCGGCTCGACGACGTCATCGTGTTCGATCCGCTCCAGCCCGAAGAGCTGGTGCAGATCGTCGACATCCAGCTGGCGCAGCTGGCCAAGCGGCTGGAGCAGCGTCGCCTCACGTTGGAGGTGTCGCTGCCGGCGAAGAAGTGGCTGGCCGAACGTGGCTTCGACCCGCAGTACGGCGCACGCCCGCTGCGCAGGCTGATCCAGAAGGCGATCGGCGACCAGCTGGCCAAGCTGCTGCTGGCCGGAACCGTGCACGACGGCGATGTGGTGCCGGTCAACGTCAGCCCCGACGGCGACTCGCTGGTCCTGGGCTGA
- a CDS encoding Rv0361 family membrane protein, producing the protein MLRTVAALSAVAVLGAAPPVPARAATDQEQIRAVLEGMNDAYNRFDFAGFAEYVCAAMREADGFEADWYSSRRVDGPTRITVGSVAVSGDPASSAVANVRFEAAEHTETLAVDFVREQARWRACRYHPVRAI; encoded by the coding sequence ATGTTGCGTACGGTCGCCGCGTTGAGCGCGGTGGCGGTGCTCGGGGCGGCGCCGCCGGTTCCGGCCCGCGCGGCGACGGACCAGGAGCAGATCCGCGCGGTCCTCGAGGGCATGAACGACGCCTACAACCGGTTCGACTTCGCCGGCTTCGCCGAATACGTGTGCGCGGCGATGCGAGAGGCCGACGGCTTCGAGGCCGATTGGTATTCGAGCAGGCGCGTGGACGGACCGACGCGCATCACGGTCGGTTCGGTCGCGGTGAGCGGCGACCCGGCTTCGTCGGCGGTGGCCAACGTGCGTTTCGAGGCGGCCGAGCACACCGAGACGCTGGCCGTCGACTTCGTGCGCGAGCAAGCGCGGTGGCGAGCCTGCCGGTATCACCCGGTCAGGGCCATATAG
- a CDS encoding FAD binding domain-containing protein, with translation MQVPGPFEYERATSVDHAVGLLDRLGDGAMVVAGGHSLLPMMKLRIANPEYLVDINDLVSELGYIEVEPTLVRIGAMTRHRQALESDALAAVCPIFRDAEKVIADPVVRNRGTVGGSLCQADPAEDLTTVCTVLDAVCVARGPAGEREIAIDDFLTGPYETALAHNELLTEIRIPLALHSSSAYSKVERRVGDWAVTAAGAAVTLDGETLRTARLGLTAVNADAAALAEVGAGLAGRPATEDTFAEAGRGAAQACNPVSDMRGSADYKRHLASELTIRTLRTAAARARDNN, from the coding sequence ATGCAGGTCCCCGGTCCCTTCGAATACGAACGCGCCACCAGCGTCGACCACGCCGTCGGACTCCTGGATCGCCTCGGCGACGGGGCGATGGTCGTCGCGGGCGGCCACAGCCTGTTGCCGATGATGAAGCTGCGCATCGCCAACCCCGAATACCTGGTCGACATCAACGACCTGGTGTCCGAGCTCGGCTATATCGAGGTCGAGCCGACCCTGGTGCGCATCGGCGCGATGACCCGGCACCGCCAGGCGCTCGAGTCCGACGCGCTGGCCGCGGTGTGCCCGATCTTCCGCGACGCCGAGAAGGTGATCGCCGACCCGGTGGTGCGCAACCGCGGCACGGTCGGCGGCTCGCTGTGCCAGGCTGACCCCGCCGAGGACCTGACCACGGTGTGCACCGTGCTCGACGCGGTGTGTGTGGCCCGGGGCCCGGCCGGGGAGCGTGAGATCGCCATCGACGACTTCCTCACCGGCCCGTACGAAACCGCGCTGGCCCACAACGAACTGCTCACCGAGATCCGGATCCCGCTGGCCCTGCACAGCTCCAGCGCCTACTCGAAGGTGGAGCGCCGGGTCGGCGACTGGGCGGTGACCGCCGCCGGCGCGGCGGTGACCCTCGACGGCGAGACGTTGCGCACGGCCCGGCTCGGGCTGACCGCGGTGAACGCCGACGCGGCCGCGCTGGCCGAGGTCGGTGCGGGCCTGGCAGGGCGGCCGGCCACCGAGGACACGTTCGCCGAGGCGGGCCGCGGCGCGGCGCAAGCCTGCAACCCGGTCAGCGACATGCGGGGCAGCGCGGACTACAAGCGCCACCTCGCCTCCGAGCTCACCATCCGGACGTTGCGGACCGCGGCGGCGCGGGCCCGCGACAACAACTGA
- a CDS encoding glycoside hydrolase family 76 protein → MDQLWANRAASSEAAIEKRHLKRLWGLPGTQLGVVAWPAARGHRWFGTWHYWWQAHLIDNLVDAQVRDPRPERQKKIRHQIRAHRLRNTGWVNDYYDDMAWLALALERAQRLAGVHTAKAQKKLAEQFVNAWVPEDGGGIPWRKQDQFFNAPANGPAGIFLARYDDRLRRAQQMADWIEETLIDPDTHLVFDGIKAGSLVRAQYTYCQGVVLGLETELAARTDDPEHAARVHRLVAAVKEHMAPGGVIRGAGGGDGGLFDGILARYLALVVTMLPRNDSRDAAARDTAKALVLDSAQAAWNNRQTVDGLPLFGTFWDRIAELPTAASKEAQFVEGAVNASEVPERDLSVQLSGWMLMEAAHAVSQT, encoded by the coding sequence ATGGACCAGCTTTGGGCCAACCGCGCCGCCAGCTCCGAAGCCGCGATCGAGAAACGCCATCTCAAACGGTTGTGGGGACTGCCGGGCACCCAACTGGGTGTGGTCGCCTGGCCGGCGGCGCGCGGCCACCGGTGGTTCGGCACCTGGCACTACTGGTGGCAGGCCCACCTGATCGACAACCTCGTCGACGCGCAGGTGCGCGATCCCCGTCCCGAGCGGCAGAAGAAGATCCGCCACCAGATCCGGGCGCACCGGCTGCGAAACACCGGCTGGGTCAACGACTACTACGACGACATGGCCTGGCTGGCCCTGGCGCTGGAGCGCGCCCAGCGGCTGGCCGGTGTTCACACGGCCAAGGCGCAGAAGAAGCTGGCCGAACAGTTCGTCAACGCGTGGGTGCCCGAGGACGGCGGCGGCATCCCCTGGCGCAAACAAGACCAGTTCTTCAACGCCCCGGCCAACGGTCCGGCGGGCATCTTCCTGGCCCGCTACGACGACCGGCTGCGGCGCGCACAGCAGATGGCCGACTGGATCGAGGAGACGCTGATCGACCCGGATACCCACCTGGTGTTCGACGGCATCAAGGCCGGCTCCCTGGTGCGGGCCCAGTACACCTACTGCCAGGGCGTGGTGCTCGGGCTGGAAACCGAGCTCGCGGCGCGCACCGACGACCCGGAGCACGCCGCGCGGGTGCATCGGCTGGTCGCCGCGGTCAAGGAGCACATGGCGCCGGGCGGGGTGATCCGCGGCGCGGGCGGCGGCGACGGCGGGCTGTTCGACGGAATTTTGGCCCGCTACCTCGCGTTGGTCGTCACCATGTTGCCGCGAAACGACTCGCGGGACGCGGCGGCGCGGGACACCGCCAAGGCCCTGGTGCTGGATTCCGCGCAGGCCGCCTGGAACAACCGCCAAACCGTCGACGGGCTACCGCTGTTCGGCACGTTCTGGGACCGCATCGCCGAGTTACCAACGGCTGCAAGCAAAGAGGCACAGTTCGTCGAGGGCGCCGTCAACGCCTCAGAGGTGCCCGAGCGTGATCTCTCGGTGCAGCTGTCGGGGTGGATGTTGATGGAAGCCGCGCACGCCGTCTCCCAGACGTGA
- the nhaA gene encoding Na+/H+ antiporter NhaA, with amino-acid sequence MTAGPAPRIVRLLPSRFNREGRASRTGENTAAALLLAFTLLAILWANSPWDGSYWALLDTHIGLTLGADHFELTVKHLVNDGLMTFFFFLVGLEVTREFTIGELTERSRAAVPVVAALAGLVLPALIFVLVNSSGDNAHAWGVVISTDTAFLVGALAIIKPKFPGRLRLFLLTLAVVDDVGALIVIAVFYSDRIQVLPLMLAVALIAAIAMVRFLPAARGPAYAVLGFALWVALAVAGIHPTLAGVAVALLIPVFTPERQRVEQAIGVIRAFRQSPNSRYARTAARRLRESISINERLQTDFGPYVSYFVLPLFALVNAGVHLDAASLAEAFGSSLTWGIIAGLVLGKFVGITGATWFMRRTGFGRLAPGLTVKRLAGGAALSGIGFTISLFIVDIAIDDPARQDQARIGVLAASLVAFTLGWAIFRVTDWLSPPDPVGLKMIRPIDPERDHIRGNPDASLTLVEYGDFECPFCSRATGAIDEVIAHFGNRLCYVWRHFPLEREHPRAYDAARASEAAALQGRFWAMGRELFGHQDDLEWSDMYRYAVAAGCDIEQFDQDVRVQPSKVLHRVTDDAQDAEEMDLNATPTFFINGKRHKGPWDSASLIRALEAAASSRA; translated from the coding sequence GTGACCGCCGGACCGGCACCGCGGATCGTCCGCCTGCTGCCTTCGCGGTTCAACCGCGAAGGCAGGGCGTCACGGACCGGTGAGAACACCGCAGCGGCCCTGCTGCTGGCGTTCACCCTGTTGGCCATCCTCTGGGCGAATTCGCCGTGGGACGGCAGCTATTGGGCGTTGCTGGACACCCACATCGGGCTCACCCTCGGGGCCGACCATTTCGAGCTGACCGTCAAACACCTGGTGAACGACGGCCTGATGACGTTCTTCTTCTTCCTCGTCGGGCTCGAAGTCACGCGCGAGTTCACGATCGGCGAGCTCACCGAGCGCTCGCGCGCGGCGGTGCCCGTCGTCGCCGCGCTCGCCGGGCTGGTCCTGCCCGCGCTCATCTTCGTCCTTGTCAACTCCTCCGGGGACAACGCGCACGCCTGGGGCGTGGTGATCTCCACCGACACCGCGTTCCTGGTCGGCGCGCTGGCCATCATCAAACCGAAATTCCCCGGCAGGCTTCGGCTGTTCCTGCTGACCCTGGCCGTGGTCGACGACGTCGGCGCACTGATCGTCATCGCGGTGTTCTACTCCGACCGCATCCAGGTGCTGCCGCTGATGCTGGCGGTGGCGCTGATCGCCGCGATCGCGATGGTGCGGTTTCTGCCCGCGGCGCGCGGGCCGGCGTACGCGGTGCTCGGCTTCGCGCTGTGGGTGGCGTTGGCCGTTGCGGGAATTCACCCGACACTGGCGGGTGTCGCCGTCGCGTTGCTGATCCCCGTCTTCACCCCTGAACGTCAGCGCGTCGAGCAGGCGATCGGGGTGATCCGGGCGTTTCGGCAGTCACCGAACTCGCGATATGCCCGCACCGCGGCGCGTCGGCTGCGGGAGTCGATCTCGATCAACGAGCGGCTGCAGACCGACTTCGGGCCGTACGTGTCATATTTCGTGCTGCCGCTGTTCGCGTTGGTCAACGCCGGTGTGCACCTCGACGCCGCCAGCCTGGCCGAGGCGTTCGGGTCGTCGTTGACCTGGGGCATCATCGCCGGGTTGGTGCTCGGCAAGTTCGTCGGCATCACCGGTGCGACGTGGTTCATGCGCCGCACCGGTTTCGGGCGGCTGGCGCCCGGGCTGACCGTCAAGCGGCTGGCCGGCGGTGCCGCGCTGTCCGGAATCGGGTTCACCATCTCGCTTTTCATCGTCGACATCGCGATCGACGATCCCGCCCGCCAGGATCAGGCCCGCATCGGTGTACTGGCCGCGTCGTTGGTGGCGTTCACCCTCGGCTGGGCGATATTCCGGGTCACCGACTGGCTCAGCCCACCAGATCCAGTCGGGCTCAAGATGATTCGACCGATCGACCCGGAGCGCGACCATATCCGCGGCAACCCCGACGCTTCGCTGACCCTGGTGGAGTACGGCGATTTCGAGTGCCCGTTCTGCAGCCGCGCCACCGGCGCCATCGACGAAGTCATCGCCCATTTCGGCAACCGGTTGTGCTACGTGTGGCGGCACTTCCCGTTGGAGCGGGAACACCCGCGCGCCTACGACGCCGCGCGGGCCAGCGAGGCGGCCGCGCTGCAGGGCAGGTTCTGGGCGATGGGCCGCGAACTGTTCGGCCACCAGGACGATTTGGAGTGGTCGGACATGTACCGCTACGCGGTGGCCGCAGGCTGCGACATCGAGCAGTTCGACCAGGACGTCCGCGTGCAGCCGTCCAAGGTGCTGCACCGGGTGACCGACGACGCGCAGGACGCCGAGGAGATGGACCTCAACGCGACCCCGACGTTCTTCATCAACGGCAAGCGGCACAAGGGTCCATGGGACTCCGCCAGCCTGATCCGCGCGTTGGAGGCCGCCGCTAGCTCCAGAGCGTGA
- a CDS encoding TrmH family RNA methyltransferase has product MTEPGPTEWGRRPGVGPWQGPPPDDDRYDPTLLREGDTRNVVDAYRYWTREAIIADIDERRHSLHIAIENFGNDANIGSVVRTANAFAVDTVHIVGRRRWNRRGAMVTDRYQRLRHHDTTADLLAFAADAGLTVVAVDNVPGAARIEHASLPRTALMIFGQEGPGITDDAKAGAALTVSIAQFGSTRSINAAVAAGIAMHTWITQHADLSNAW; this is encoded by the coding sequence ATGACTGAGCCGGGCCCGACCGAATGGGGCCGGCGCCCGGGGGTGGGGCCGTGGCAGGGTCCGCCGCCCGACGACGATCGCTACGACCCCACGCTGCTGCGTGAGGGTGACACCCGCAATGTCGTTGACGCGTACCGCTATTGGACGCGCGAGGCGATCATCGCCGACATCGACGAGCGCAGACACTCGCTCCACATCGCCATCGAGAACTTCGGCAACGACGCCAACATCGGCTCCGTCGTACGCACCGCCAACGCGTTCGCGGTCGACACCGTGCACATCGTCGGGCGACGCCGCTGGAACCGGCGCGGCGCCATGGTGACCGACCGCTACCAACGGCTGCGTCACCACGACACCACCGCAGACCTGCTGGCGTTCGCCGCCGACGCCGGCCTGACCGTCGTCGCCGTCGACAACGTGCCGGGTGCCGCGCGCATCGAACACGCGTCGCTGCCGCGCACCGCCCTGATGATCTTCGGGCAGGAGGGGCCCGGTATCACCGACGACGCCAAGGCGGGGGCGGCGCTGACCGTGTCGATCGCCCAGTTCGGATCCACCCGCAGCATCAACGCCGCGGTCGCCGCCGGCATCGCCATGCACACCTGGATCACCCAACACGCGGACCTTTCCAACGCCTGGTAA